DNA sequence from the Nicotiana tomentosiformis chromosome 3, ASM39032v3, whole genome shotgun sequence genome:
CAGCAGTATCTGCCTATCTGAACCACTAAACACCCGCTTTACTTAGAACAAAATTCTTCACCTCACAACATCAACCCCATTTAAGTGAGCTTCGAACAGGAAGCTCAATGCCACTTATTGCAACACTAAacctcaaaggtaagttctataaagcggtggttagatcggccatgatgtatggggttgagtgttggcccgttaagaactcacatatccagaagatgaaagtagcagaaatgagtaTGTTGGGGTGGATGTGCAGGCACaataggatagataagattaggaatgatgatattcaggagaaggtgcacgtggctcccattgatgacaagatgcgggaagcgaggcttagatggttcggacatgttcagaggagaagcccagatgctccggtacggaggtgtgagcggctggttgtggagggcacgagaagaggtaaaagtattggggagaggtgatcaggcaggatatggcgaggctccaaaTTTCCGAGgatatgacacttgataggaagatgtggaggtcgagtattagggttgtacgttaggaggtagttgagtcttgccttacttcgtaccattgtgggactagccaggtagggtttttgtctaagatagctagtggcaatgttgtgtcttactatttcgcttttcagtgtaggtcctatttactagctatcgcttttgctttgcatctttcttctgcatttcatggtgtttgttgcgaccaaacacactcacgcaagtatacgtggtcgtcaagtaatatagtagtgagtagagtatcgttcccacagaGACtaatgattaacttttgactaactcaaactcaaataacttatcgattcaagcgatttctcacaaaatagataattgtctaatttactacctaaaaactatcaagtaatgaaatactagagatcaacacaacacttaaatagttttaaataacaatcaatgggagataatattccagggtcacgggttaactaacaatcatgttgcattcttagcttaaaataactaattgatttatctggattgtttaTTGACAgagttgatattactcataagaatctgtcgagttcttactcgcctattcaagctaacttaatgcctatatgtctatggaattaagattaacaagaatgcatttacacttcctgtatttcaaccgagcaagacaattaggcatatttctatcctaattgcaaatccgttccccgatgtccgggttcaagaacttgctctatttaattctatatgcaatctagaattcccactttcgagttcaactctagattcgtagatagtaattcACTGTTAGCTAGTAGTAgcttaattaaaaacagaattaaataaacaacccaatatgataaaatcaactttgtcaaattaaacttcaaacatcaacattcatgtatcgcccatgaccctagaataatagggttcttagccactcatgttcatgcaatcatcaaataattcacaagagtgcataagaatcaataaaagaaggaaaaataagaactcaagatgaattccgtggttcaccagctttgtcgtggctttttttcctcttcccaatctgttagatgccctaaaagaggcgtttttggcttatatattgcgtacaaaaatcgtaggccaaagttctcctattcctaatccgacttggctacagggattgatgctggggtggatacgtcgcatccacctcgtcctccacttctcagcttcgcatgctaaggtggatgcgtcgcatccaccctttgttccttcttctcagctttgcccaggtgcggatgctatgggccgacttcactgctaagggtgcacgaaatctgatttttttctagattggatgcgacgcatccaacccctcttcctctagctagagcaccttttcttcatatttttgcactccaaacaccctaaatcatcacacacaactcaattagtcataaaaccaataattaaaccatgttgggcattttaaagatcaaatagcatcaaaaagcggttaaaacatgggtaaagtaacatcaacacatatcgaaatatgcccaacatcaccaccccacacttaaacctttgttcgtcctcgaacaaaccatcactatagtagacgaaacaaaattaagctcttatcattcaaagcatactacacctatgaccatggtcatttgccacaattaggctctagaatatgcatcacatacacttccctttacttatgtcattctttaaaaaaaatattcaaacaaagacaacatgctcacaacaatcctaacctcaaaaaccgactcaatgtcacaatgcactcatggcttgaacacccaacatcatagagaagtctaataacgttacctatccctcgtgaaaccatgtgcccttacaacaagaacaagagagcgagttcaatccacacattcgaatctcatgatcaaatatattttaatgactcacatatatcaaagaaaatcgctcactctcacaaagaaatcacatgcatgcaattggtaccataggcttacccttaatgtaaatctctactaatgtaagctcgctcgatctaaaatcaattaggactttttcatggttgtaatgtgggctaagggacgggtaggatatatttaaggagtagtgactcaccctcctaagcactttaatacatcacaaaattactttaagcgtatTTTCTTCAACCTCACTTCAATtccacaaacaatatcacccccaaaaacagtcccttcttctttaagcaccactttagttcatacccactagcaagaacaagacaacaatttattcatttctatttttccttttttttcaatttccgctagtggtgtagtattttacaaaacaagtgcacctttcttcttttcattggttccactcaaaagtcaccccacacttagcccCTTCTTACTTATTTTAGCGCTCAtctcacaattaaagtgctttaagaggtaaaaggatcaaaacaatgtcaattaagaataaaaagggtataggcttgtaatgtgggtaccaaataaaagtcaataggctcaaaatggttaactagggataaattttatttgtgataagcaataagctcaaaaagatcaaagaaagcctaaaatcatttttcaaaccgagcatcacctcaaatttcgcttcaactcacataccgggcaagttctagacacaagtacaatacatgaactacacaaaaatctcaccacacatggcacatgactcactaaggacgatcacattccgactctcaaacaatgcaagtattcatggagccacgagatattcaacattaagcgcaaagtgaacacaagtcaagaaaacgagaaatagTCGTCACAAAACATGTTATCCAATATATAAAGGCATCAAGATTAATATCAAAATATAGgggagatactacacatgccaaaacATAAGTATGCTACTatgaaacaagtcaagggcgcttaggttcatcattcttccttcttttatttcctaaattcctaatctattcTAAAAATAAGCAATTACTACCTggttcaaaatacatcccatggaaaagaaccgaggcgcaaagaaaaaccacaggggattattactacctaaagaaagttTACTAACTACTCAAGGTTACtactctattttttttattattattatttttattattattattattttattttatttttttaggtttCTGTCAATCTCCTAATACTAGCACTAATttcaaaaatcaaatgaaaatctttttgtgtttttctaaGGACCTTAATCCCTCGAGAGAACTGTCCAGGTAGTCCGTCGTCGGAAaaagtccatgtattgtacttgtgtctaaaacttgcccggtatgtgagttgaagcgaaatttgaggtgatgctcggtttgaaaaatgattttaggctttctttgatctttttgagtttattgcttatcacaaataaaatttatccctagttaaccattttgagcctattgacttttatttggtacccacattacaaacctataccctttttattcttaattgacattgttttgatccttttacctcttaaagcactttaattgtgagaTGAGCGCTAAAATAAGTAAGAAGgggctaagtgtggggtgactttttgagtggaaccaatgaaaagaagaaaggtgcacttgttttgtaaaatactacaccactagcggaaattgaaaaaaaaaaaaagggtccAGATATGGGAAaacagggtggatgcgtcgcatccccctcagcataAAAAATTTGACggaccaattgctcaaggcagtgaagtctgcctatcgcgtccaCAGCCGGTCCAAACAATTTCTGAGAAAGCAGTGGGGACGCGTCGCAtccaagctcgcacgcacaggtaagtgttatattttaacacatcataTGCCCAACATCACAGTGAAACACGAAATTTCCCTCTGCCCAGACCCTCCCCTCTTATCTCACTTGCAACCACCACATCTCCTCTCTTCTCTCGCGACATGTATGTATCTTCGCCctcattctttctttttcttttctctcctctctctccttTCTTCTCTCTCTCGCTGGTAGCAACAGACCCCCTGCCCCAAATTCCCCTAGGTTAAGTTTTACAAATTTAAATGTCACACATGTGATTCAAAAAGTTTGAGGTTTGGGGATGTCATTCCTGTTAGTTGTAATGgatgcgagatgataaactataattcccttcatctagttaattttgggagggtagtcgAATTACCCCACTGATAGAAGAAACTAAGCACAACTGTTGCATATCACTTGTTCGACGAATTGCCCGTGTGgtaaatttaggcgtcggtgaagtctgagtaaccgagcaacactGGTATATGCTAGTGAATAAGTGTAGGGTCGTTCGCCTTGATTGTCGGAATGTTTTGAGCCTATGAAAGATTGTCTAAGGGAATTGAACATCCGGCACATGCTAGACGTCTTGAATTGTCAAGTGTTACTCGATTTGAATTGTGTGAGCTCTATGCATTGATATGtcgtgagaataagtgtggggtcgagtgagctGCTATGTGTAATTGAACATGGTTAGTGAGCGTCGCTCGGATAAACCTCATGTTGTGCATAATGATATCTATATAGCGAAGTGCTTATTTGTAAACTTGAAAAGAGTTATCACATCCCTGCTGAAAGCCATGGGCTATAGTTTCATGAAGTAATGAATGACATGACTATGCAAATGATTGGAAGTGCAAGATGTTGCAACTGCTTTATAGCTGAACTTCACTGTTCTATACGCTCATTGTTGATTTCTTCGCATTGCAGGTACTGAGGCTAGGAAATGGCAGCAACGAGCAAAcagtccaagcaacaagacaaagataataacaagcaaccgcccaaaaagcccaCCGGAAAGGCAACAGGTGCTctaaatccacagaaaaaaaggaagcggactgACAAAGAGAAGGAACTGCAGACTAggcatttaattgatgaatcagAGCAAAAGGAGGAGGAACAATTAGtaaggaggacagtgaagaagggtattacaacaACATCATTAAATCCGCCAAGCAAAGGGATAGAGATAAGAGAACCTGTGCCGAACCAGAGAAAAGCCTCCAAACAGAGTGATCCGAATGATAAAGGAAAGCAGAAGATTACTGCAGAATCTGAGTCCGAGTCCGATTCGGATAATGAGCTTCTACATgtcgacatgagtgatgaagatgagggtgaaccaATAGACCGAGCTGCTTGGGAGAGGAACTTTGTTAATGAAAAGGCATTCCGAGCTTATAGTAAGATACtgggttcaaagaagtacattccagaaaagccgatcaacatcggaacacttaagaaaaagtacccagagtttctaaaatcaattcgagaggtgcaacaatggggacctATCTTGTAgggtcacggcaaagccaacctcactatCGACagagagctttacgccaattggcgtcattCCAGGGGCAGCATTGTGAGAGTACGAGGGGTGGATATTAATgtctcagctgaagctctgaataatttcttaggggtgccacacacactaacagataggtttgactccacATGCACAGCACCGGATTATGCACATATTCGGTCgatcctatgccctaccaggaaggatgcaaattggaagcatgggagtatggagtaccattctctggccaaggaattcatgagtgcgttagcacgtgtggctctaaatttcatatgcaaccgcctgatgccatgccaacacaaaactgatgtccctcgtcaccgagcactagtattgtatgctttattggaggggataccgctcaacttgggagccatcatgcatgaccaAATGCAGCGCatcaggatgaattacaagtggaggttgttctttgcaaataccctatcggctttcttgacagagatgggagtactatgggacaaggagaatgacaacattgaggctaaagctccaggaccatatgatgttactcatgtactagagccgaacaagggaaggtcttctaagctcaccattcaacagttGTTTGAGTAGATGCAAactgatatgcaagagaacagggctgagttgatagcgactcgtgtagagttgagtgccaccagggacgagttgagtcagactcgtgcgaatctaagccgagttcagactgagcaggccacgatgatgagggAGGTATCATTACTCCTCCGTGCTCTGGTTCAACGTGCAGATATAGACATCTCATAGCTGCTTGCATCGTCCACTGCTGAACCATCAACTTCTGCTTCTCCTATAGTCCCCGAGGCCCCACACACCATGCCTGTTGAGGCCGATGTCCCACCTACTACAGACTCGGCTCCAGTTGGTGATGATGGGACTGTGACAGCTCCCCATATTCGTGAGGATGCTATCGCCAGGCCGGAGGGGGTCTTAATGAATGCCATGGATGCTgatgctcttccacagactgcggatgagccttccaccttgacttgagggagtttcttCTCATCCTACTTTACGTTATTTGTGTGCATTGGGGGCAAAGCACGGTTTTAAATGTGGGGTGGGGGTTATCCTTATGCTTGTGGATGAATGTACTTAACTGTTACAATTTTTGTTGATTTTGATACTGTTGAGGGCTgtaatattcactggattaatggcctgtaatagttagtacatgtcatctatatggagtaactctcagttCATTGTTGTGTGTAGTCGTAGAAAATaaaggacttttcccgacgacggACTACCTGGACAGTTCTCTCGAGGGATTAAGGTCCttagaaaaacacaaaaagattttcatttgatttttgaaATTAGTGCTAGTATTAGgagattgacagaaaactaaaaataataataataataataataaaataaaaaaaaatagagtaGTTAGTAaactttctttaggtagtaataatcccttgTGGTTTTTCTTTGCGCCTCGATTCTTTTCCATGGAATGTATTTTGAACCAGGTAGTAATTGTTTATTTTTAgaatagattaggaatttaggaaataaaaggaggaagaatgataaacctaagcgcccttgacttgtttcatAGTACCATActtatgctttggcatgtgtagtatctcccCTATATTTTGATATTAATCTTGATGCCATTAtatattggatagcatgttttgtgacgactatttctcgttttcttgacttgtgttcactttgcgcttaatgcttaatatc
Encoded proteins:
- the LOC138908555 gene encoding uncharacterized protein, giving the protein MAATSKQSKQQDKDNNKQPPKKPTGKATGALNPQKKRKRTDKEKELQTRHLIDESEQKEEEQLVRRTVKKGITTTSLNPPSKGIEIREPVPNQRKASKQSDPNDKGKQKITAESESESDSDNELLHVDMSDEDEGEPIDRAAWERNFVNEKAFRAYSKILGSKKYIPEKPINIGTLKKKYPEFLKSIREMQTDMQENRAELIATRVELSATRDELSQTRANLSRVQTEQATMMRELLASSTAEPSTSASPIVPEAPHTMPVEADVPPTTDSAPVGDDGTVTAPHIREDAIARPEGVLMNAMDADALPQTADEPSTLT